Proteins encoded within one genomic window of Pseudomonadota bacterium:
- a CDS encoding PaaI family thioesterase yields MKEDIQLKLAKGTPYYGLLGIEVVEISKGFAKLKLDFKNSLTHPFGYLHGGAIASLADSAGINSILTTTNDNERALTLEMKVNYLVPVKDAVVYAEGKVIHKGKKFAVSDVDVKSVDGELIAKAIVTCSIF; encoded by the coding sequence ATGAAAGAAGATATACAGTTAAAGTTAGCAAAAGGTACACCGTATTATGGGCTTCTCGGTATTGAAGTGGTTGAAATCAGCAAAGGTTTTGCAAAACTTAAACTTGATTTTAAAAATTCTCTCACACACCCATTTGGTTACTTACACGGGGGTGCTATAGCGAGTCTTGCAGATTCAGCCGGTATAAATTCTATATTGACCACAACTAATGATAATGAGAGGGCGCTAACGCTTGAAATGAAGGTAAATTACCTTGTGCCGGTTAAGGATGCTGTCGTTTACGCTGAAGGGAAAGTAATCCACAAGGGAAAAAAATTTGCAGTATCTGATGTAGATGTAAAGAGTGTCGATGGGGAATTGATTGCTAAGGCTATTGTAACATGTTCGATTTTTTAA